A genomic window from Enoplosus armatus isolate fEnoArm2 chromosome 20, fEnoArm2.hap1, whole genome shotgun sequence includes:
- the tefa gene encoding TEF transcription factor, PAR bZIP family member a isoform X3: MTTEIPEIFRALLEHPFTLPTFDENDTDKEKLCLGDDVDLGGGGSNMGPSAALTPAIWDKTIPYDGENFHLEYMDLEEFLMENSIPMLPDEDSLKGSPAVKTEKPKATPSAQIKVTKTASGSPLALLPIQELDKCEEEVMIITKGDSIICDVTAEVTTEEDSVTSDTISPDEIEVDINYEPDPTDLVLSSVPGGELFDPRKHKFSEEELKPQPMIKKAKKVFVPDEQKDDKYWQRRKKNNVAAKRSRDARRLKENQITVRAAFLERENTALRSEVAELRKECGRYKNVASRYKDKFGPLEVPEDQ, from the exons atgactacAGAGATCCCGGAGATTTTCAGGGCCCTCCTTGAGCATCCATTTACTCTCCCGACCTTTGACGAGAATG ATACCGATAAGGAAAAGCTGTGTCTGGGAGATGATGTTGACCTGGGCGGAGGAGGTAGCAACATGGGTCCTTCAGCCGCCCTGACCCCCGCTATCTGGGACAAAACCATTCCCTATGATGGTGAAAACTTCCACCTGGAGTACATGGACCTTGAGGAGTTCCTCATGGAGAACAGCATCCCCATGTTGCCTGACGAGGACTCCCTAAAGGGCAGCCCAGCGGTGAAGACAGAGAAACCAAAGGCTACCCCCTCTGCACAGATAAAGGTTACCAAAACAGCAAGCGGGTCTCCACTGGCCTTGCTGCCCATTCAGGAATTGGACAAGtgtgaggaggaagtgatgatCATCACCAAGGGCGACTCTATCATCTGCGATGTTACTGCAG AGGTGACCACTGAAGAGGACAGTGTGACCTCTGATACCATCAGCCCTGATGAAATTGAGGTCGATATCAACTACGAGCCAGATCCCACTGACCTGGTCCTGTCAAGTGTGCCTGGAGGCGAGCTGTTTGACCCCCGCAAACACAAGTTCTCTGAAGAAGAGCTCAAGCCACAGCCAATGATCAAGAAGGCCAAGAAGGTGTTTGTGCCTGATGAACAGAAG GATGACAAATACTggcagagaaggaagaagaacaACGTGGCTGCCAAACGCTCACGTGACGCCCGCAGGCTAAAGGAGAACCAGATCACCGTCCGAGCTGCTTTCCTGGAGCGCGAGAACACTGCGCTGCGGTCAGAGGTCGCCGAGCTACGGAAGGAGTGCGGCCGCTACAAGAACGTCGCGAGTCGCTACAAAGACAAATTTGGACCACT
- the tefa gene encoding TEF transcription factor, PAR bZIP family member a isoform X2 gives MSGEPLLITLETATGAPSSFPVVLKKIMEMPPPNILDGDDDTDKEKLCLGDDVDLGGGGSNMGPSAALTPAIWDKTIPYDGENFHLEYMDLEEFLMENSIPMLPDEDSLKGSPAVKTEKPKATPSAQIKVTKTASGSPLALLPIQELDKCEEEVMIITKGDSIICDVTAEVTTEEDSVTSDTISPDEIEVDINYEPDPTDLVLSSVPGGELFDPRKHKFSEEELKPQPMIKKAKKVFVPDEQKDDKYWQRRKKNNVAAKRSRDARRLKENQITVRAAFLERENTALRSEVAELRKECGRYKNVASRYKDKFGPL, from the exons ATGTCGGGAGAGCCACTTCTCATCACACTGGAAACGGCCACCGGGGCCCCGAGTTCATTCCCGGTGGTTTtgaagaaaataatggaaatgcCTCCGCCGAATATACTGGACGGCGACGACG ATACCGATAAGGAAAAGCTGTGTCTGGGAGATGATGTTGACCTGGGCGGAGGAGGTAGCAACATGGGTCCTTCAGCCGCCCTGACCCCCGCTATCTGGGACAAAACCATTCCCTATGATGGTGAAAACTTCCACCTGGAGTACATGGACCTTGAGGAGTTCCTCATGGAGAACAGCATCCCCATGTTGCCTGACGAGGACTCCCTAAAGGGCAGCCCAGCGGTGAAGACAGAGAAACCAAAGGCTACCCCCTCTGCACAGATAAAGGTTACCAAAACAGCAAGCGGGTCTCCACTGGCCTTGCTGCCCATTCAGGAATTGGACAAGtgtgaggaggaagtgatgatCATCACCAAGGGCGACTCTATCATCTGCGATGTTACTGCAG AGGTGACCACTGAAGAGGACAGTGTGACCTCTGATACCATCAGCCCTGATGAAATTGAGGTCGATATCAACTACGAGCCAGATCCCACTGACCTGGTCCTGTCAAGTGTGCCTGGAGGCGAGCTGTTTGACCCCCGCAAACACAAGTTCTCTGAAGAAGAGCTCAAGCCACAGCCAATGATCAAGAAGGCCAAGAAGGTGTTTGTGCCTGATGAACAGAAG GATGACAAATACTggcagagaaggaagaagaacaACGTGGCTGCCAAACGCTCACGTGACGCCCGCAGGCTAAAGGAGAACCAGATCACCGTCCGAGCTGCTTTCCTGGAGCGCGAGAACACTGCGCTGCGGTCAGAGGTCGCCGAGCTACGGAAGGAGTGCGGCCGCTACAAGAACGTCGCGAGTCGCTACAAAGACAAATTTGGACCACTGTAA
- the tefa gene encoding TEF transcription factor, PAR bZIP family member a isoform X1 has translation MSGEPLLITLETATGAPSSFPVVLKKIMEMPPPNILDGDDDTDKEKLCLGDDVDLGGGGSNMGPSAALTPAIWDKTIPYDGENFHLEYMDLEEFLMENSIPMLPDEDSLKGSPAVKTEKPKATPSAQIKVTKTASGSPLALLPIQELDKCEEEVMIITKGDSIICDVTAEVTTEEDSVTSDTISPDEIEVDINYEPDPTDLVLSSVPGGELFDPRKHKFSEEELKPQPMIKKAKKVFVPDEQKDDKYWQRRKKNNVAAKRSRDARRLKENQITVRAAFLERENTALRSEVAELRKECGRYKNVASRYKDKFGPLEVPEDQ, from the exons ATGTCGGGAGAGCCACTTCTCATCACACTGGAAACGGCCACCGGGGCCCCGAGTTCATTCCCGGTGGTTTtgaagaaaataatggaaatgcCTCCGCCGAATATACTGGACGGCGACGACG ATACCGATAAGGAAAAGCTGTGTCTGGGAGATGATGTTGACCTGGGCGGAGGAGGTAGCAACATGGGTCCTTCAGCCGCCCTGACCCCCGCTATCTGGGACAAAACCATTCCCTATGATGGTGAAAACTTCCACCTGGAGTACATGGACCTTGAGGAGTTCCTCATGGAGAACAGCATCCCCATGTTGCCTGACGAGGACTCCCTAAAGGGCAGCCCAGCGGTGAAGACAGAGAAACCAAAGGCTACCCCCTCTGCACAGATAAAGGTTACCAAAACAGCAAGCGGGTCTCCACTGGCCTTGCTGCCCATTCAGGAATTGGACAAGtgtgaggaggaagtgatgatCATCACCAAGGGCGACTCTATCATCTGCGATGTTACTGCAG AGGTGACCACTGAAGAGGACAGTGTGACCTCTGATACCATCAGCCCTGATGAAATTGAGGTCGATATCAACTACGAGCCAGATCCCACTGACCTGGTCCTGTCAAGTGTGCCTGGAGGCGAGCTGTTTGACCCCCGCAAACACAAGTTCTCTGAAGAAGAGCTCAAGCCACAGCCAATGATCAAGAAGGCCAAGAAGGTGTTTGTGCCTGATGAACAGAAG GATGACAAATACTggcagagaaggaagaagaacaACGTGGCTGCCAAACGCTCACGTGACGCCCGCAGGCTAAAGGAGAACCAGATCACCGTCCGAGCTGCTTTCCTGGAGCGCGAGAACACTGCGCTGCGGTCAGAGGTCGCCGAGCTACGGAAGGAGTGCGGCCGCTACAAGAACGTCGCGAGTCGCTACAAAGACAAATTTGGACCACT
- the zc3h7bb gene encoding zinc finger CCCH domain-containing protein 7B — protein MDPERQKRREEIQKAMSFIQSSLPFPEPESYEAFLTQLVCNLLDEGNCCFRDGDCRQATQQYGEGISVARYAQAEALVIPHELLESLYVNRAAAYYQTREYERGVHDCDSALCGSEGSRRALYRKALCLRELGRLREAYECGTKCLLTAPHDRQVSDLAQELANKLGLKGRKAYISPQTESTVTEGESHGETSPPTGEMSSNGLESLGDIGPGDLSSAQCIPAPLATPIPVSDDPATPVVSPCTDLSESPISQALPPMPYSVPVSEHMEECSSSVIKDELDSLLECIPKKVSESPVQGAIPTNLPNTAVGLRPPYSPSLPAPSPQLPSAFFSSSIGDLPPLEPYPLLAQRDQGSTQAQDALGGFSTGATDAEGKAGVAAGGLDSLSEYTLPGGRLCHSFIPGMRNHSATHANGPAGTNLSLLSRNPLAATHEFRQACHACYSRIGPRVMDYKYQPEAAHRCKRDVLLCRLKNTDDPTWKRIRPRPARNNFLGAFVLCKEVQERQECQYGENCTFAYCQEEIDVWTQERKGALSRELLFDPLGSTERRALSVTRLLQLHMGMFMFLCEECFDSKPRIISKRSKENLAVCSNLTARHPFDDNKCLVHVVRSANVRYSKVRPLHPLCQFDVCRHEVRYGCQREDSCSFAHSVIELKCWVLQQDTGITHEEMVQESKRHWQRLEQNAQKQQKPIHIPHPSSSMPAGGVGGMGGGGGGVGGDGIGGGGVSPVGGVGVGGLGAGAGRGRPLNLKMKFVCGQCWREGQVNEPDKNLKYCTAKARHSWTKERRVLLVKSFEKKKWVVVRPLPFSRTYPQQYDMCVHVMKQKKCHYIGNCSFAHSLEERDVWTYMKNNSLRDMQQMYELWLQLTNQSRRTDSSAVTPPPEDKQVTITADYTESMGGRRLSDGDDL, from the exons ATGGATCCTGAAAGACAGAAACGAAGAGAGGAAATTCAGAAAGCAATGAGCTTCATCCA GTCATCATTGCCTTTCCCAGAGCCAGAGAGTTATGAG GCATTTCTGACCCAGTTGGTGTGTAACTTGCTGGACGAGGGCAATTGTTGTTTTCGAGACGGGGACTGCCGTCAAGCGACCCAGCAGTATGGGGAGGGGATCAGTGTTGCCCGCTATGCTCAGGCTGAGGCCCTCGTCATCCCCCACGAGCTGCTGGAGAGCCTCTATGTCAACAGGGCTGCTGCCTACTACCAGACG AGGGAGTACGAGCGCGGTGTTCATGACTGTGACAGTGCACTGTGTGGGTCAGAAGGCAGTCGCAGGGCTTTATACCGCAAAGCACTCTGTCTGAGGGAGTTGGGACGACTCAGAGAGGCCTACGAGTGTGGAACCAAATGTCTCCTCACAGCACCACAT GACAGGCAGGTGAGTGACCTGGCCCAGGAACTGGCCAATAAACTGGGCCTGAAGGGCCGTAAAGCTTACATCAGTCCACAGACAGAGTCCACGGTCACAGAAGGAGAGAGTCATGGGGAGACTTCCCCACCCACAGGAGAG ATGTCCTCCAATGGTCTGGAGTCTCTGGGTGACATTGGGCCAG GGGACCTGTCTAGTGCGCAGTGCATCCCTGCTCCTTTGGCCACACCCATCCCAGTCAGCGATGACCCGGCGACCCCCGTTGTCAGCCCATGCACTGACCTGTCAGAGAGCCCCATCAGCCAGGCCCTGCCTCCCATGCCGTACTCTGTCCCTGTGTCGGAACACATGGAGgaatgcagcagcagcgttATCAAGGACGAGCTAGACAGTCTGCTGGAGTGCATCCCCAAGAAAGTCAGTGAG AGTCCAGTCCAGGGTGCTATCCCCACCAACCTCCCCAACACGGCTGTGGGTCTCCGGCCTCCGTACTCCCCGAGCCTTCCTGCCCCGTCACCCCAGCTTCCCTCAgccttcttcagctcctccatcGGTGACCTGCCCCCCCTGGAGCCTTACCCGCTGCTGGCCCAGCGGGACCAGGGCTCCACCCAGGCGCAGGACGCACTGGGAGGCTTCTCCACAGGGGCCACGGATGCAGAAGGGAAGGCAGGAGTCGCCGCTGGCGGGCTGGACTCGTTGTCTGAGTACACTCTCCCTG GGGGACGACTGTGTCACAGCTTCATCCCTGGAATGCGCAACCACAGTGCTACACATGCA aaTGGTCCAGCAGGAACCAACCTGTCTCTGCTCTCCAGGAATCCTCTGGCAGCTACACATGAGTTTCGGCAGGCCTGTCATGCCTGTTATAGCCGAATAG GTCCACGGGTGATGGACTACAAGTATCAGCCGGAGGCAGCACACCGTTGCAAGAGGGATGTGCTGCTGTGCCGCctcaaaaacacagatgacCCCACTTGGAAGAGGATCCGGCCACGGCCTGCACGGAACAACTTCCTGGGGGCATTTGTACTCTGTAAAg AGGTGCAGGAGCGTCAGGAGTGCCAGTATGGGGAGAACTGTACGTTTGCTTACTGCCAGGAGGAGATTGACGTGTGGACCCAGGAGAGGAAGGGCGCACTGAGCCGAGAGCTGCTGTTCGATCCGCTGGGCAGCACAGAGAGACGGGCGCTCAGCGTCACcagactgctgcagctccacatgGGCATGTTCATGTTCCTCTGTGAG GAATGTTTTGACAGTAAGCCTCGCATCATCAGCAAACGCAGCAAAGAAAACTTGGCCGTCTGCTCAAACCTCACAGCTCGACACCCATTCGACGACAACAA GTGCCTGGTGCACGTGGTGAGGTCAGCCAATGTGCGCTACAGTAAGGTGCGACCCCTGCACCCTCTCTGCCAGTTCGACGTGTGTCGCCACGAGGTTCGCTACGGCTGCCAGCGCGAGGACAGCTGCTCCTTTGCTCACTCCGTCATAGAGCTCAAATGCTGGGTTCTGCAGCAGGACACTG GCATCACCCATGAGGAGATGGTTCAGGAGTCCAAGAGACACTGGCAAAGGCTGGAGCAGAATgcacagaagcagcagaag cctaTCCACATCCCCCATCCGAGCAGTAGCATGCCTGCAGGAGGAGTAGGGGGAATGGGCGGTGGGGGCGGAGGAGTAGGGGGAGATGGCATCGGCGGGGGTGGTGTGAGCCcagtgggtggggtgggggtgggagggttGGGAGCAGGTGCAGGAAGAGGGCGACCCCTaaacctgaaaatgaaatttGTGTGCGGCCAGTGCTGGAGGGAAGGACAGGTCAATGAGCCCGACAAGAACCTCAAGTACTGCACCGCCAAAGCACGGCACAG ctgGACAAAGGAGCGGCGGGTCCTGCTGGTGAAATCCTTCGAGAAGAAGAAGTGGGTTGTCGTTCGGCCTCTGCCCTTCTCTCGCACCTATCCACAGCAATATGAT atgtgtgtgcatgtgatgaaGCAGAAGAAGTGCCACTATATCGGGAACTGCTCATTTGCTCACAGCCTGGAggagagggacgtctggactTACATGAAGAACAACAGCC TGAGAGACATGCAACAGATGTACGAACTGTGGCTGCAGCTCACCAATCAGAGTAGACGCACAGATAGCTCTGCTGTGACCCCGCCCCCAGAGGACAAGCAGGTCACCATAACAGCAGATTACACAGAAAGCATG GGAGGCCGGCGGTTGTCGGACGGGGACGACCTCTGA
- the tefa gene encoding TEF transcription factor, PAR bZIP family member a isoform X4: MSGEPLLITLETATGAPSSFPVVLKKIMEMPPPNILDGDDDTDKEKLCLGDDVDLGGGGSNMGPSAALTPAIWDKTIPYDGENFHLEYMDLEEFLMENSIPMLPDEDSLKGSPAVKTEKPKATPSAQIKVTKTASGSPLALLPIQELDKCEEEFSYSSSVFSEVTTEEDSVTSDTISPDEIEVDINYEPDPTDLVLSSVPGGELFDPRKHKFSEEELKPQPMIKKAKKVFVPDEQKDDKYWQRRKKNNVAAKRSRDARRLKENQITVRAAFLERENTALRSEVAELRKECGRYKNVASRYKDKFGPL, encoded by the exons ATGTCGGGAGAGCCACTTCTCATCACACTGGAAACGGCCACCGGGGCCCCGAGTTCATTCCCGGTGGTTTtgaagaaaataatggaaatgcCTCCGCCGAATATACTGGACGGCGACGACG ATACCGATAAGGAAAAGCTGTGTCTGGGAGATGATGTTGACCTGGGCGGAGGAGGTAGCAACATGGGTCCTTCAGCCGCCCTGACCCCCGCTATCTGGGACAAAACCATTCCCTATGATGGTGAAAACTTCCACCTGGAGTACATGGACCTTGAGGAGTTCCTCATGGAGAACAGCATCCCCATGTTGCCTGACGAGGACTCCCTAAAGGGCAGCCCAGCGGTGAAGACAGAGAAACCAAAGGCTACCCCCTCTGCACAGATAAAGGTTACCAAAACAGCAAGCGGGTCTCCACTGGCCTTGCTGCCCATTCAGGAATTGGACAAGtgtgaggaggaa TTCTCAtattcctcttctgtcttctcaGAGGTGACCACTGAAGAGGACAGTGTGACCTCTGATACCATCAGCCCTGATGAAATTGAGGTCGATATCAACTACGAGCCAGATCCCACTGACCTGGTCCTGTCAAGTGTGCCTGGAGGCGAGCTGTTTGACCCCCGCAAACACAAGTTCTCTGAAGAAGAGCTCAAGCCACAGCCAATGATCAAGAAGGCCAAGAAGGTGTTTGTGCCTGATGAACAGAAG GATGACAAATACTggcagagaaggaagaagaacaACGTGGCTGCCAAACGCTCACGTGACGCCCGCAGGCTAAAGGAGAACCAGATCACCGTCCGAGCTGCTTTCCTGGAGCGCGAGAACACTGCGCTGCGGTCAGAGGTCGCCGAGCTACGGAAGGAGTGCGGCCGCTACAAGAACGTCGCGAGTCGCTACAAAGACAAATTTGGACCACTGTAA
- the rangap1b gene encoding ran GTPase-activating protein 1b, translating to MAADDIAQLADALSKTHVGDGELSYKGLGLKLDNAESVEDLVREIEQYQGLRALRLEGNTVGVDAARAIAKALESKDLLQRCYWSDMFTGRLRSEIPTALRSLGSALMSAGARLTELDLSDNAFGPDGVKGIEQLFKSPSCHTLRELKLNNCGMGIGGGKILAEALMECHRQSSALGAPLKLRVFIAGRNRLENEGARALAKAFQLMGSLEEVHMPQNGINYAGVMALASAMRHNPELRVLNFNDNTFTKKGTLAMAQALRHLRNVQVINFGDCLVRSEGAIALAAVLREGLPILKELNLSFGEITEAAALVTAQAVKDKPHMEKVDLNGNCLGEEGCEALREVMESMDKGDMLATLSDDEGEPEDEEDDDNHEDDDDDDDDAASDDCNEGSEEDSDFVKENGIIRKDDSPEKLQSPAEIVSFLSCPSAEKLLQLGEMRTNLQQQVDASDPHRAADVLLKIASLYSEEPETKTAVLETIDAVLKKLLSGSALQSYCFLSTLLVMMGLLKGEGKMKKVSLVPGQLLCLEHAVQQEYFPQHHASLLHTFMSKNSEALKSCISAAERLGSALEKKCHDQP from the exons ATGGCCGCAGATGACATTGCTCAACTGGCCGATGCTCTTTCCAAGACCCACGTCGGAGATGGAGAGTTGAGCTACAAAGGCCTGGGACTGAAGCTGGACAACGCAGAGTCAG tggaGGACCTGGTCCGTGAGATAGAGCAGTATCAGGGTCTGAGAGCTTTGCGCCTGGAGGGGAACACTGTGGGAGTGGACGCAGCCCGGGCCATCGCCAAGGCTCTGGAGAGCAAAGACCTGCTCCAG AGATGCTATTGGAGTGACATGTTTACTGGAAGGTTGCGCTCTGAAATCCCAACAGCCCTG AGATCTCTGGGCAGTGCGTTAATGAGTGCAGGGGCCCGGCTGACTGAGCTGGACCTGAGCGATAATGCCTTTGGGCCGGATGGCGTGAAGGGAATCGAGCAGCTGTTTAAGAGCCCTTCCTGCCACACCTTGAGGGAGCTAAAGCTTAACAACTGTGGCATGGGGATCGGAGGAGGAAAG ATCCTGGCTGAAGCTCTGATGGAGTGCCACAGACAGTCATCAGCGCTCGGAGCTCCTCTCAAACTGAGAGTGTTCATCGCCGGGAGGAACCGCCTGGAAAATGAAGGAGCCCGCGCTCTGGCCAAGGCCTTTCAG CTGATGGGCAGCCTGGAAGAAGTCCACATGCCCCAAAATGGCATCAACTACGCAGGTGTGATGGCGTTAGCGTCAGCCATGCGACACAACCCAGAGCTCCGCGTCCTCAACTTCAACGACAACACCTTCACTAAGAAGGGGACGCTGGCCATGGCACAG GCTCTGAGGCACCTGAGAAATGTACAGGTGATCAACTTTGGCGACTGTCTGGTCCGCTCTGAAGGAGCCATCGCCCTCGCTGCAGTCCTGAGAGAGGGACTGCCAATCCTCAAG GAGCTCAATCTGTCGTTTGGTGAGATCACTGAGGCAGCAGCACTGGTGACGGCTCAGGCTGTTAAGGACAAACCTCACATGGAGAAAGTGGATCTGAACG GAAACTGTCTGGGAGAGGAGGGCTGTGAGGCTTTGAGAGAAGTTATGGAGAGCATGGACAAAGGAGACATGCTGGCAACACTCAG TGATGATGAGGGAGAAcctgaggatgaggaagatgatgacaaccatgaagatgatgatgatgatgatgatgatgccgcCAGTGATGACTGTAATGAAGGCAGCGAGGAGGACAGTGACTTTGTGAAGGAAAATGGAATTATAAGAAAAGATGACAGTCCTGAAAAACTTCAGAGCCCA GCAGAGATTGTGTCTTTCCTCAGCTGCCCCTCTGCAGAGAAGCTTCTTCAGCTGGGAGAGATGAGGacaaacctgcagcagcag GTGGATGCATCTGACCCGCACAGGGCAGCTGACGTCCTTCTGAAAATCGCTTCTTTGTACAGCGAGGAACCAGAGACCAAGACCGCCGTCCTTGAAACTATTG ACGCTGTGTTGAAGAAGCTCCTCTCTGGTTCAGCCCTCCAGTCATACTGCTTCCTCTCCACGCTGCTGGTCATGATGGGACTCCTCAAG ggagAGGGGAAGATGAAAAAGGTGTCACTGGTCCCAGGTCAGCTGTTGTGTTTGGAGCACGCTGTCCAGCAGGAGTACTTCCCCCAGCACCACGCCTCGCTGCTTCACACCTTCATGTCCAA GAACAGTGAAGCTCTCAAGTCCTGCATCAGCGCCGCAGAGAGGCTGGGCTCTGCCCTGGAGAAGAAGTGCCACGATCAACCCTGA